The nucleotide sequence CTATCCGCCTTTCTTGCGTCTGGATTCCTATTAATATTACTATCATGTGCTTTATACAGTAACTACAAGCCACTTTGGGTTATTGCCATTTTCTTATCGGCACCATTACCAAATATAATAGCAAATGCAATAGAGAACTCAAGAGATAACAATTTCCTCACATTTAATGACTATGGCACTTCGAATGAAGGCAATGCTAGTCCTTTACAAGAATTTGCTAGGTTTACTACAGGAGTTTTAATCATTAGTGGTATTGCTTTACCTTGGAGTTTATATCATTGTTATTTAATTGGATTGGAATCATTTATACTAAGTGTCACTGGGGGGTTAATTGTATATTTAGATATAATCATATTTATTtggtttttcaataatgaagaagaggaaaatgACGATTTCAACTTTTAATGAGAGAGGGCAGCTATGTTTGGATATTTTTAATTGTCTAATTAAGTACAACTAATAAAAGAATTAAAATGATGGTTAGAATTATAATTGTAGTTAAACTCCCATTCTCTCTTGCCATTCGCCTGAAATCATTTAATCTAGTTGTAGCTCGTTGGATTCTAAAACTAGAATTATCAACACCTTGTTCCAAATCATTTAAAATGATCAATTGTTCATCCAACTCTTGATCAATATCCTTTCCCATCATATGTTGCCTACTTATCAGCTGGTGTAAATAATCCAAATCCTGATCTTGTCGCatcattgtttgttgatgctCAGCAaacatttgatgatttgatcgTGAATCCACCTCTTCTTCGTCAGCTGATTCCCCTGGATCGTCTCTATATGGTTGAAATGGTTGAGTACCCATCATATCAGAAGTTATGGGCTCCTCTGGATCATCTTTGAATCTTACTGCTTTAGTTGTAGTTGCTTTGGTAGGTTTGGGGGTCTCATAGTTAAACTCTGGTGCATCTATATCAGCATCGTTTTGAAGACTAGGGTAAAGGTCCGTGTATTTATCGGAGAGTCGCTTGAGTTGATCAAATAAGTCTTCGTCCTTGTGGTGTTCTACTTCTGCCTGTGCTAACTCGAAGTTTTCAATAGTCTTGTGAATTAGATTGATCAActcttcattatcattggCGGAAGGTTTTAGATCAAGTTCATGTAACTTAGTTCTCTCCTCTACGCTTTCATCGATCTCATCAAGAGCAGCTTGTATCTTATAGAACAAAGCTTTAATCTCTTTCTTGCTAAATGCCATGTTGTAGGATGGGTGGTGATGGTTGTCGTTTTGATATGTGACCATTTAGATTATAGAAGATAACACAAAAGATTTGTATCGGAAAAAACGACAGCatttattgttgaagagaGTTATATATCAAAGATCAAACCTAACCATTACATCATagagattgaaaaaggaCATGTTCTCGAAAATACGTAATTTCTCTGAGGATGTGGCCAAAAGTCTAAACGATTTAACCGAGCAACCAAAccaatcacaacaaaagcCAGATCCATTTGCTCAATTACAACGAAATGCAAAAATATTACAAGCTGAAACACCCGATTCCAACCAATTGACCCAGCCAAAAGACGAGCTGGAATCAGATTTGCAACCTCGAGTGTCAACGCCTGCCAACAATGGCGAACAAAGTGCATCAAGTTCGAAACAGAGTACGCCTCCTGTTGGGTCAGTCAATCTCGAAGAACTCCCTCCTGCTATTAAAtcgaaaatgaaaaagtttgCCAAGTATGAAGATAAATATCCCATTTTGTTGGAAGCCtacaaagttgaaaagaaaaagacagaattgatcaaagttTTCGAAAATGTGCTTCGAGAAAACACGCCCGTTTCGTCGATTTCTGATGCAAAAACTCTTGTTGAATATCTCAATGGATTGAATgagaaaacaaagatgcaaaaaaatgaaattagaaaattgacaaagGAAAACTCTGTGCtaactttcaaaattgccaagtatgaagaagaaggagaagataCGGTATTTcgaaaaattgaagatttgaaaaaagaaaatgatggaTTAAAGGGACAAATTGCTGAGCGTGAAAACGAAGTTAAAACTAtcaaagaagagaaagacaAACTCGAAAAAAGAATCGGAGAGATAGAATACTCAGTTGGAAATGATGAGAAGGTTGAGACACTAGATGAACTAAAATCACTGGCTGATGCCAACAATGAAGAATTAACACAACTAAAAGATAGACTTCTGCAGAAGGACAAAGAACTTGAAGAACTTGGAGCAAAACTTCAGGCTGCAAACAAATCCTTAgcagaaaagaaagaggaaATTGAGGATTTGAGAGATCTGATGAAAGATATTGGAAATGACTTAGTCACCGCAAGGgatcaaatcaaagagTTGAAACTGAGAGACAAAAGCGATTCAAATGGGGGTGTAGCTGATATATCTTCTTCCGATACTGAGCTTCGATTGCAGATATCATCTTTGACTGAGGAGGTGAAGTCCGTGAAAGATAAAGTGACACTGAAGACcaaagaagcaaaagaCTTGCAAGCTAAAATTACTTCCCTAGAAGATGAATCACATAAAGAACAAATGGCAAATAAGCAATCGGAAGACAATCTTCGGAAGGAAATACAGACCTTGAAAAAGCAATTACAAGACCAAAATGGGAAACTAGATATCACCGAAAAGGAATTGACTGCAGAAAAGGGGGAAAGAATGAAGTTGGAGGAGCGATTACAAGAATTGTCTAAGTTCAAAAGCAATGACACTTCATACAAATTGGAGATATCGTCATTGCAGTCCAACTTAAGTCACAAGGAAGAGACAATAAAAGAACTCAAGTCTAAACTAGAGTCTCTAAACGAAAGCAACGCCGCACTTCAATCAAAGATTGACAAGTTGGAAAACACAAATAATGAATTACAAGGCAACTATATGGGCTTACTTAAAAATAAGAATGAACTTTTAACCAAGCAAGAGTCcttcattgaaaatgaaaaatcattAAATCTGCAATTAacaaaacttcaaaaagaaaaacagGAGATTCGTAATGAATTGGACAAGACACGTAGAAGTTTAGATTCATTGTTATCGGAGAAACTGTCAGCTGGTAATGATGTCCAACTGTATAAGAGGCAATATGATGAGTTAACCATGAAATCGAAGGAATACAACTTACGAATTGAAAGTTTAGAAGATGACTTATCAGAGAGTCGAAACTTGTTACAAGAAAAGACAAGAGAAGGGGGAAATTTGAGGCGATTGTTAATTGAGGCTGATGAGATGATGAAACAGAAAGAATCTGATCACAAATTAGAGCTTAGGAGGTTAGAAGATGAGAAGAGTGAGATGGAGAGGAACAGTGCTCAGTTgatcaagaagaaagaaaaggagaTTAATGAGTTAAACACAATATTAAACGAGCATAAACAACGCATTGCAGACCTTGAAGAAAGACTCAAAAATGTAGCTTTTGTATCGCATAATGAAACAGCTGTTGATAATAGCCAAATGGACTCTGAATTACAGCGGCAAATAGATACACTAAGGGAAGCGTTATcagcttcatcaaacaaggTCAAAGATTATGAGAAACTAAACACTACTTTGAAGAAGCTAAATGAGGAAAATATTGCAAAGTTTGAAAGACTTTCGAAAAACTACAAACTTCTAACTCAACAATACAGACTAATGAAGGATAATGAAAGTCGACGTGGATCAGCTGAAAGTGTCACATCTTCTGTGAATGGAACCGAAAGGGAGAGTATGGAtgagaagaaggaaaaagaaaaacagACCGAAACGAACATAgcatatttgaaaaatgttttgCTTGGTTATTTTGAGCATAAAGAGCAACGAGAACAGTTGTTGCCTGTTTTAAAGACgttgtttcaattctcCAGGGAGGATGAGAACAAATTCTTACTTGCCTTAAAATAATACTGGTGAGGAGCTAGATTAGGTTACATATGTAGCATGATGAATgtaaatacaaacaatgtCACTTTGTTATAGTTTGCAGTTACTGTGGTGTTTGCAACCACTTTGTTACGGCGCCCTTTTGTTCCTGCGCAATTTTTCCATCTGAAAAAATACTTAGCATCAAATATAGCACACCCCATCTCAATCTAACCACGATGCAAGATTCTTTCGCTCAGAAGAAGCAAAGTATACTTAAAGAGATATCAATAAATGGACCTGAAAACTTGGATGCGTCTCCAAAAGGAACTATAGACGAACATTGCATACcaataatcaatttgatcaattcacACCGTGATATGGTAACTACATCATCATGCTCAGGACGAGTTTCAGTATACTTGGAAGGCACTCAGAATAAGCTCGTACTGAAAGGTAATGAAGGAAAATGGATCTTTGTCACTCACGATACTTCAAACCTTGAGAATTGGTACAAATCGATAGATTTCCAGTACGTGCATGAATACCCTACATCATCATATGACGCCAGATCGATATTGTACAAATTTGAAGCTCTAATATTGCACGTCAAATGTCGAGACCAAGCTACAGCTAACAAGTTGTATTCCGTTGCCATGAATTGTGGGTTTAGAGAAAGTGGAATAGGAAGTAATTACAATGTTGCAATCAGAACTTCAATAAAATTGGATGTACCAGTTGGATACTTGGGAGATGGTGATATTTATCGATGTTTCGTCACTGAAGATTATTTGAAGTATATCACCAATGTGTCATTTGATAGATTTAGagaaaatttcaagaaattggacCAGTTATACCTAGCAATTGAAAAGGGTATCATTAATCTGGAGAAAAAATCTTTAGGTGATGAAGCCGATGACTCAAATCATAAGAGTGAAAAGGGAAAGGAATGGGAAAGTATTGAAGAAAGACGAGCTAGAATGAAACAAGAAggtttgaaaagaaaagaagaattgagaaaagCTAAAGAAGCTACTCTTTAACTGAGTTTTTGTCAACTTGTATATGTAATTAATGGACAAGGATGGTTATAGAACACCTCTCGAAGCTTCTTTGTAGTGATGATTTATGATGATTCATAACTGCAtgaaagacaaaaaaaatgtcACCTCTTTTTCAGTCTCCgaaaattttattataatttttcaccCATCTATATTCTCCTTTTAAACCCATAGCAAATCTATAGCAATGTCTGCGTCAGAAAAGTTGGAAAACTTGACTATCAATGAAAAGCCGGCTGAAACACCAGCCGATAAACAGGAAAGTTTATCTTCAGaacaaaatgaagaagttaTCTTGGGTGAAGATGGACAACCATTGTCAAAGAAAGcattaaagaaattgcaaaaagagaaggaaaaaCAAGCAAAGAAAGCTGAAAGAGAAGCTCAATTAGctaaagagaaagaagcCAGGGAGAAAGAAGCTGCCAATGATCCAGCCAAAGCTAACTATGGGAAATTACCTCTTattaattcatcatcaaagtcAAATGTAAAGAGATCACAAATTGCTGATTTGTCAGCTGCAAACGATGGTGAAACTGTCACCCTCAGAGCAAGAGTCCATAAAACCAGACAGCAAGGTGCCACAATGGTATTCTTTGCCTTGAGACAACAAACCAATATCATTCAAGCTTTGTTAAAGACCAATAAGGAAACTGATGACAAGGCTATCTCAAAACAAATGGTAAAGTGGGCAGGAGGTATCAGTTTGGAAAGTATTGTTTTGGTAGAAGGTAAAGTAGCCAAAGTCGATGAATTGGTCAAGTCAGCAACTGTTCAAGATGCAGAAATTCACATCACCAAGATTTACACCATCCAAGAGACTCCAGAACAATTGCCACTTTTATTAGAAGATGCATCAAGAACTGAACAAGAGGCTGAAGAATTAGGATTACCAGTTGTCAACTTGGACACTAGGTTGGACTCGAGAGTTATTGACTTGAGAACACCTACTAATCAagcaattttcaaaattcaatctGGTGTTTCACAGTTGTTCAGAGAATTTTTGTCAAAGAAGGGATTCACTGAAATTCATACTCCAAAGATTATTGGAGCTGCTTCTGAAGGTGGttcaaatgtttttgaaatcaactATTTCAAAGGATCTGCATTCTTGGCACAATCTCCACAATTGTACaagcaacaattgattgctGGTGATTTCGAAAGGGTATTTGAAGTTGCTCCAGTTTTCAGAGCCGAAAACTCAAACACACATCGTCACATGACTGAATTCACTGGATtagatttggaaatggcGTTCGAGGAACATTATGATGAAGTTTTGCAAGTTTTAGAAGACTTGTTTGTATTCATCTTTactgaattgaaagaaagatATGGTAAGGAAATTGCCACTGTCAGAAAACAATTCCCAGTTGAGGAGTTCAAGATCAACATGGTCAAATTACATTTCAAAGAAGGTATTGCTATGTTGAGAGAAGCTggtaaag is from Candida orthopsilosis Co 90-125, chromosome 1 draft sequence and encodes:
- a CDS encoding Vps55 protein (S. cerevisiae homolog VPS55 has role in late endosome to vacuole transport via multivesicular body sorting pathway and localizes to Vps55/Vps68 complex, late endosome), encoding MNPLNKIIFLSAFLASGFLLILLSCALYSNYKPLWVIAIFLSAPLPNIIANAIENSRDNNFLTFNDYGTSNEGNASPLQEFARFTTGVLIISGIALPWSLYHCYLIGLESFILSVTGGLIVYLDIIIFIWFFNNEEEENDDFNF
- a CDS encoding Syn8 protein (S. cerevisiae homolog SYN8 has SNAP receptor activity and has role in transport), producing the protein MVTYQNDNHHHPSYNMAFSKKEIKALFYKIQAALDEIDESVEERTKLHELDLKPSANDNEELINLIHKTIENFELAQAEVEHHKDEDLFDQLKRLSDKYTDLYPSLQNDADIDAPEFNYETPKPTKATTTKAVRFKDDPEEPITSDMMGTQPFQPYRDDPGESADEEEVDSRSNHQMFAEHQQTMMRQDQDLDYLHQSISRQHMMGKDIDQELDEQLIILNDLEQGVDNSSFRIQRATTRLNDFRRMARENGSLTTIIILTIILILLLVVLN
- a CDS encoding Sys3 protein (protein similar to S. cerevisiae Sys3p), with the protein product MFSKIRNFSEDVAKSLNDLTEQPNQSQQKPDPFAQLQRNAKILQAETPDSNQLTQPKDESESDLQPRVSTPANNGEQSASSSKQSTPPVGSVNLEELPPAIKSKMKKFAKYEDKYPILLEAYKVEKKKTELIKVFENVLRENTPVSSISDAKTLVEYLNGLNEKTKMQKNEIRKLTKENSVLTFKIAKYEEEGEDTVFRKIEDLKKENDGLKGQIAERENEVKTIKEEKDKLEKRIGEIEYSVGNDEKVETLDELKSSADANNEELTQLKDRLSQKDKELEELGAKLQAANKSLAEKKEEIEDLRDSMKDIGNDLVTARDQIKELKSRDKSDSNGGVADISSSDTELRLQISSLTEEVKSVKDKVTSKTKEAKDLQAKITSLEDESHKEQMANKQSEDNLRKEIQTLKKQLQDQNGKLDITEKELTAEKGERMKLEERLQELSKFKSNDTSYKLEISSLQSNLSHKEETIKELKSKLESLNESNAALQSKIDKLENTNNELQGNYMGLLKNKNELLTKQESFIENEKSLNSQLTKLQKEKQEIRNELDKTRRSLDSLLSEKSSAGNDVQSYKRQYDELTMKSKEYNLRIESLEDDLSESRNLLQEKTREGGNLRRLLIEADEMMKQKESDHKLELRRLEDEKSEMERNSAQLIKKKEKEINELNTILNEHKQRIADLEERLKNVAFVSHNETAVDNSQMDSELQRQIDTLREALSASSNKVKDYEKLNTTLKKLNEENIAKFERLSKNYKLLTQQYRLMKDNESRRGSAESVTSSVNGTERESMDEKKEKEKQTETNIAYLKNVLLGYFEHKEQREQLLPVLKTLFQFSREDENKFLLALK
- a CDS encoding Tyw3 protein (S. cerevisiae homolog TYW3 has tRNA methyltransferase activity and has role in tRNA methylation, wybutosine biosynthetic process) yields the protein MQDSFAQKKQSILKEISINGPENLDASPKGTIDEHCIPIINLINSHRDMVTTSSCSGRVSVYLEGTQNKLVSKGNEGKWIFVTHDTSNLENWYKSIDFQYVHEYPTSSYDARSILYKFEALILHVKCRDQATANKLYSVAMNCGFRESGIGSNYNVAIRTSIKLDVPVGYLGDGDIYRCFVTEDYLKYITNVSFDRFRENFKKLDQLYLAIEKGIINSEKKSLGDEADDSNHKSEKGKEWESIEERRARMKQEGLKRKEELRKAKEATL
- a CDS encoding Dps1-1 tRNA-Asp synthetase; its protein translation is MSASEKLENLTINEKPAETPADKQESLSSEQNEEVILGEDGQPLSKKALKKLQKEKEKQAKKAEREAQLAKEKEAREKEAANDPAKANYGKLPLINSSSKSNVKRSQIADLSAANDGETVTLRARVHKTRQQGATMVFFALRQQTNIIQALLKTNKETDDKAISKQMVKWAGGISLESIVLVEGKVAKVDELVKSATVQDAEIHITKIYTIQETPEQLPLLLEDASRTEQEAEELGLPVVNLDTRLDSRVIDLRTPTNQAIFKIQSGVSQLFREFLSKKGFTEIHTPKIIGAASEGGSNVFEINYFKGSAFLAQSPQLYKQQLIAGDFERVFEVAPVFRAENSNTHRHMTEFTGLDLEMAFEEHYDEVLQVLEDLFVFIFTELKERYGKEIATVRKQFPVEEFKINMVKLHFKEGIAMLREAGKEVDDFEDLSTENEKLLGKLVREKYDTDFYILDKFPLAVRPFYTMPDAEDPRYSNSYDFFMRGEEILSGAQRIHDPELLKERMRVHEVDPNTPGLNDYVDAFTYGCPPHAGGGIGLERVVMFFLDLKNIRRASLFPRDPKRLRP